The following proteins are encoded in a genomic region of Maribacter hydrothermalis:
- a CDS encoding glycogen synthase: MNNFLFVSAENDAIPDCKAGGMGDVVRDVPREISKRGDKAHVVVPSYSRLHKNGIFKTKLEFSLRGIPYTAELYEVIPKKVDVNITHYVIHHPEILEGGIAHIYHDDPTEPFFNDFIKFIIFCTATAEAIKIGAFGDLDIVHMHDWHAAALLFIKKYHPNYQDLKKMRYVYSIHNLAIQGIRPFYNNHASVNNWFPEIQLDHKALMDYRYQDCINLMAVGIRLADAVHTVSPSYKDDVLLPSRRPEFIGGESLEVDLQKADNEGRLFGILNASNYGNIRVAEKGLLYRNTVKALFRWLQDTSKKYKADFLAHTGEKIMQYVGNRPKFIVSSVARLTEQKFYFLKRSPEAFEKILVRLTKVEGIFMLLGTGDPDYEEFFREMSYKHKNFIFTNGQSEDLIDSMYLETDLYFMPSLFEPCGISQMLAMRNGNPCLVHHTGGLKDTVAHMKTGFAFSGETYDQQIKNMVNSFDEALTLWENDKPAWKKIQNNAKKARFTWEKSLDEYYKSLYLL, translated from the coding sequence GATTGCATAAAAATGGTATATTCAAGACAAAGCTTGAGTTTAGTCTAAGAGGTATCCCATATACCGCAGAGTTATATGAAGTAATTCCAAAAAAGGTTGATGTAAATATTACACATTATGTCATTCATCATCCTGAAATCCTTGAAGGTGGTATAGCTCATATTTATCACGATGATCCCACAGAACCCTTTTTTAATGATTTTATAAAATTTATTATTTTTTGTACTGCGACTGCAGAGGCTATAAAAATAGGGGCTTTTGGGGATTTAGATATTGTTCATATGCATGATTGGCATGCAGCCGCATTATTGTTTATAAAAAAGTACCATCCCAATTATCAAGATTTAAAAAAGATGCGTTATGTATATAGCATCCATAATTTAGCAATTCAAGGAATAAGACCATTTTATAATAACCATGCATCTGTTAATAATTGGTTTCCTGAAATTCAGCTAGACCATAAAGCCCTAATGGATTATCGTTATCAAGATTGTATTAATTTAATGGCCGTGGGAATTAGATTGGCCGATGCTGTACATACCGTTTCGCCTTCTTATAAAGATGACGTGCTTTTGCCAAGTAGAAGACCGGAATTTATTGGAGGAGAAAGTTTAGAAGTAGATTTGCAAAAAGCAGATAATGAGGGCAGGCTATTTGGAATTTTAAATGCAAGTAATTACGGTAATATTCGAGTAGCCGAAAAAGGATTACTGTATAGAAACACAGTTAAAGCCTTATTTAGATGGCTTCAAGATACATCAAAGAAGTATAAAGCTGATTTTTTGGCTCATACCGGCGAGAAAATTATGCAATATGTAGGTAATAGACCAAAATTCATTGTGTCTAGTGTTGCCAGGTTAACTGAACAAAAATTCTATTTTTTAAAACGATCACCAGAAGCTTTTGAGAAAATACTTGTAAGACTAACTAAGGTAGAAGGGATCTTTATGTTGTTAGGAACCGGGGACCCGGATTATGAAGAGTTTTTTAGAGAAATGAGTTATAAGCATAAGAATTTTATATTTACAAATGGTCAGTCAGAAGACCTTATTGATTCTATGTATTTAGAAACAGATTTGTATTTTATGCCTAGCTTATTTGAGCCATGTGGAATAAGTCAAATGCTGGCAATGAGAAATGGGAACCCATGTCTTGTACATCATACAGGTGGTTTAAAAGATACAGTTGCTCATATGAAGACGGGGTTTGCTTTTAGCGGCGAAACTTATGATCAACAAATTAAGAATATGGTAAATAGTTTTGATGAAGCGCTAACTCTTTGGGAAAACGATAAACCTGCTTGGAAAAAAATTCAAAACAATGCTAAAAAGGCTCGTTTTACATGGGAAAAGTCTTTAGATGAGTATTATAAATCATTATATCTGTTGTAA
- a CDS encoding citrate synthase yields MSDKAILEYNGQKYEFPVIKGTEDELAIDIKSLRSATKGMITIDPGFKNTGSCESAITFLDGEKGILRYRGYSIEELAEKADFLEVAYALIFGNLPNKEELAKFHKDIKDESHVDEEMKKILDGFPKSAHPMGVLSSLTSALIAFNPSTVDVSSDEAMYHAIVRILAKFPVLVAWTLRKKKGLPLDYGDDSLGYVENIHKMMFKRPNQDYKKNKVVIEALDKLLILHADHEQNCSTSTVRIVGSSHAGLFASLSAGISALWGPLHGGANQAVLEMLEAIEADGGDTKKYMAKAKDKEDPFRLMGFGHRVYKNFDPRAKIIKMAADEVLADLGINDPILEIAKGLEKEALEDQYFVERKLYPNVDFYSGIIYRALGIPTEMFTVMFALGRLPGWIAQWREMRLNGEPIGRPRQVYVGENLRSFVELDKR; encoded by the coding sequence ATGTCAGATAAAGCTATTTTAGAATATAATGGTCAAAAATATGAGTTTCCAGTTATTAAGGGAACCGAAGATGAACTTGCAATCGATATCAAATCATTGCGTTCAGCAACCAAAGGAATGATAACTATTGATCCAGGTTTTAAAAACACGGGATCTTGTGAAAGTGCCATTACATTCTTAGATGGAGAAAAAGGTATTTTACGTTATAGAGGTTACTCAATTGAAGAATTAGCTGAGAAAGCCGATTTCTTAGAAGTAGCTTATGCATTGATTTTTGGAAACTTACCGAACAAAGAAGAATTGGCTAAGTTCCATAAAGATATTAAAGATGAGTCTCATGTAGATGAAGAGATGAAAAAGATATTGGATGGTTTTCCAAAATCTGCACACCCTATGGGCGTGTTGTCATCCTTAACAAGTGCCTTAATTGCATTTAACCCTTCAACTGTTGATGTAAGTTCAGATGAGGCAATGTATCATGCTATTGTACGTATTCTTGCCAAATTCCCAGTTCTTGTAGCTTGGACATTGCGTAAAAAGAAAGGCCTTCCGTTAGATTATGGTGATGATAGTTTAGGATATGTTGAGAATATTCATAAAATGATGTTCAAGCGTCCAAACCAAGATTATAAAAAGAACAAAGTTGTAATTGAGGCTTTAGATAAGTTATTGATATTACACGCCGATCATGAGCAAAACTGTTCTACGAGTACGGTACGTATCGTTGGTTCTTCTCATGCTGGTTTATTTGCATCGTTATCTGCAGGTATTTCTGCGCTTTGGGGCCCGCTTCATGGAGGGGCTAACCAAGCGGTATTGGAAATGCTAGAAGCTATCGAAGCTGATGGTGGCGATACCAAAAAATATATGGCGAAGGCAAAAGATAAGGAAGATCCGTTTAGATTAATGGGCTTTGGTCATAGAGTATACAAGAACTTTGACCCGCGTGCCAAGATTATCAAAATGGCTGCCGATGAAGTATTGGCAGATTTAGGAATAAATGATCCTATTTTGGAAATTGCAAAAGGTTTGGAGAAAGAAGCATTAGAGGATCAGTACTTTGTGGAAAGAAAACTATATCCTAATGTAGATTTTTATTCAGGTATTATATATAGAGCTTTAGGTATACCTACAGAAATGTTTACAGTAATGTTCGCTTTAGGTAGATTGCCAGGGTGGATTGCTCAGTGGAGAGAAATGAGATTGAATGGTGAACCAATAGGTAGACCAAGACAGGTTTATGTTGGTGAAAATTTAAGGTCTTTTGTCGAACTGGACAAGAGGTAG
- a CDS encoding dimethylarginine dimethylaminohydrolase family protein, whose amino-acid sequence MLQLNINDEISPLKAVVLGIAKSSGPIPTVEEAYDPKSLEHIKAGTYPKEEDMIQEMEAFRKVFEKYNVKVFRPEILIDCNQIFSRDIAFVIGDKLIKANILPDREKEVEAILHVLDKIDDNHILHPPDNVHVEGGDVMPWNDYIFVGTYTAPDYSEFITARTNKAAIDYLRKQFPDKKVKSFELRKSNTIAQDNALHLDCCFQPLGKGKAILHKNGFLVEEEYQWLVDFFGKENIFEIDALEMYNMFSNVFSISPNVVVSERNFTRLNNWLREHGFTVEEIPYAEISKQEGLLRCSTLPLIRE is encoded by the coding sequence ATGTTACAATTAAATATAAATGACGAAATATCACCACTAAAGGCTGTTGTTTTAGGTATTGCAAAAAGTTCTGGACCTATACCTACAGTTGAGGAAGCTTATGACCCCAAATCTTTAGAGCATATTAAGGCCGGTACATATCCAAAAGAAGAAGACATGATTCAAGAAATGGAGGCATTTAGAAAAGTGTTTGAAAAATATAATGTAAAAGTTTTTCGTCCTGAAATTTTAATAGATTGTAACCAAATTTTTTCTAGAGATATCGCCTTTGTAATTGGTGATAAATTGATTAAGGCAAATATATTACCGGATCGTGAAAAAGAAGTTGAGGCAATACTGCATGTCTTGGATAAGATTGATGATAATCATATTCTTCATCCACCAGATAACGTTCATGTTGAAGGGGGCGATGTAATGCCATGGAACGATTATATTTTTGTGGGTACATATACTGCACCCGACTACTCAGAATTTATTACGGCTAGAACGAATAAAGCGGCAATAGACTACTTAAGAAAACAATTTCCTGATAAAAAAGTAAAATCTTTTGAACTTAGAAAATCCAATACAATTGCTCAAGATAATGCCCTGCATTTAGATTGTTGTTTTCAGCCATTAGGTAAAGGGAAAGCTATTTTACATAAAAATGGATTTTTGGTTGAAGAGGAATATCAATGGTTGGTTGACTTTTTCGGGAAGGAAAATATTTTTGAAATAGATGCTTTAGAAATGTATAACATGTTCAGCAATGTCTTTTCTATTTCTCCTAACGTGGTTGTGTCTGAGCGTAATTTCACGCGATTAAATAATTGGTTGCGCGAACATGGTTTTACGGTTGAGGAAATACCGTATGCTGAAATTTCTAAGCAAGAAGGGCTATTGCGTTGTAGCACATTGCCTTTAATAAGAGAATAA
- the ctlX gene encoding citrulline utilization hydrolase CtlX, whose product MQITNTILMIRPVSFRMNEQTAVNNYFMEDLDMKNQAINEKAQEEFDVFVDALKTKGVNVIVVEDTKEPDTPDSIFPNNWISFHSNGTVGVYPMYAENRRNERREDILEILESKGFKINDVVDYTSAEEEGLFLEGTGSILLDRVNKKAYCALSERADEDLFIEFCEDFDCFPVIFTANQSVNGKRLPIYHTNVMMALAENFVVICPDTIDDKKERKNVLDHLKKDGREIITITEKQMHHFAGNMLQVLGSEDKRYMVMSSAAFNSLTSQQISQIENHCPILHSSLDTIETCGGGSARCMMAEVFLPRN is encoded by the coding sequence ATGCAAATTACTAATACCATACTCATGATTCGTCCTGTTTCATTTAGAATGAACGAGCAGACGGCAGTTAATAATTATTTTATGGAAGATCTTGATATGAAAAATCAAGCCATAAATGAAAAAGCACAAGAAGAATTTGATGTTTTTGTGGATGCCTTAAAAACAAAAGGTGTAAATGTAATTGTGGTTGAGGATACAAAAGAGCCAGATACTCCAGATAGTATTTTTCCAAACAATTGGATATCGTTCCATTCAAATGGTACGGTAGGCGTTTATCCTATGTATGCAGAGAATAGAAGAAATGAACGAAGAGAAGATATTTTAGAAATTCTAGAAAGTAAGGGATTTAAAATTAATGATGTTGTAGATTATACTTCTGCAGAGGAAGAAGGATTATTTCTCGAAGGTACCGGAAGTATTTTGTTAGATAGGGTCAATAAAAAGGCTTATTGTGCATTATCTGAACGGGCAGATGAAGATTTATTTATTGAATTTTGTGAAGACTTCGACTGTTTTCCCGTAATATTTACGGCAAATCAATCAGTAAACGGTAAACGATTACCTATTTACCATACCAATGTAATGATGGCACTTGCCGAAAATTTCGTGGTTATTTGCCCTGATACAATTGATGATAAAAAAGAAAGAAAAAATGTACTAGACCATTTAAAAAAAGATGGAAGGGAGATTATTACTATCACAGAAAAACAAATGCATCATTTTGCAGGTAATATGTTACAAGTTTTAGGAAGCGAAGACAAAAGATATATGGTAATGAGTTCGGCAGCATTTAATAGTCTTACTTCTCAACAAATTTCACAAATTGAAAATCATTGCCCTATACTTCATAGTTCATTAGATACTATTGAAACATGTGGTGGTGGTAGTGCTCGTTGTATGATGGCCGAAGTATTTCTTCCCAGAAACTAA
- a CDS encoding SDR family oxidoreductase yields the protein MKILLTGANGYIGMRLLPQLLEMGHEIVCAVRDETRLSVDKEIRSQIQVIEIDFLEEPKENVVPQDIDAAYFLIHSMSSSTQDFDDMEAKTAENFNKYVSQTKIKQVVYLSGIVNDENLSKHLQSRKNVEDILYQGDFNLTVLRAGIIVGSGSSSFEIIRDLCEKLPVMITPKWVLTKTQPIAIRDVIAFLTGVLGNEKTYNDSFDIAGPNVLTYKEMLHKYAEVRGFKNWIWTVPIMTPKLSSYWLYFVTSTSYKLALNLVDSMKIEVVAKDTRLQDILGITPHTYKEAIDLAFKKIEQNLVVSSWKDSMISGRFVENLEKHIQVPKYGILKDYKQLKISNPEEVLERIWSIGGETGWYYGNWLWKIRGFMDKLSGGVGLRRGRTHANKIFAGDSLDFWRVLLADKKAKRLLLFAEMKLPGEAWLEFKIDDDNILHQTATFRPRGLRGRLYWYSIVPFHYFIFGGMIKNIAHQKN from the coding sequence ATGAAAATACTGCTCACAGGTGCCAATGGTTATATAGGTATGCGACTTTTACCGCAGCTTTTAGAAATGGGTCATGAGATAGTTTGTGCTGTACGCGATGAAACTAGGCTTTCGGTAGATAAAGAAATTAGAAGCCAGATTCAAGTTATTGAAATTGATTTTTTAGAGGAACCAAAAGAAAATGTAGTTCCACAGGATATTGATGCAGCGTACTTTTTAATTCACTCTATGAGCTCTTCTACACAGGACTTTGATGACATGGAGGCGAAAACCGCTGAGAATTTCAATAAGTATGTTTCTCAAACAAAAATTAAACAAGTGGTTTATTTAAGCGGAATAGTTAATGATGAAAATCTTTCAAAGCATTTACAGTCCCGAAAAAATGTGGAGGATATTCTTTATCAAGGTGATTTTAACCTAACTGTTTTAAGAGCCGGAATCATTGTAGGCTCTGGAAGTTCTTCATTTGAAATCATCCGCGATTTATGTGAAAAATTACCTGTTATGATTACTCCAAAGTGGGTATTAACCAAGACTCAACCTATTGCCATACGTGATGTTATCGCATTTTTAACGGGAGTTTTAGGAAATGAAAAAACGTACAACGACTCGTTCGATATTGCAGGACCCAATGTACTCACCTATAAAGAAATGCTGCATAAGTATGCCGAAGTAAGAGGATTCAAAAACTGGATTTGGACCGTACCGATTATGACTCCTAAACTATCTTCCTATTGGTTATATTTTGTAACCTCTACCTCTTATAAACTAGCATTGAATCTTGTAGACAGTATGAAGATTGAAGTGGTAGCCAAAGATACTCGCTTGCAAGATATACTTGGAATAACTCCACACACTTACAAAGAAGCAATAGATTTAGCTTTTAAAAAAATAGAACAAAATTTAGTGGTCAGTAGCTGGAAAGATAGTATGATCAGCGGTCGTTTTGTTGAAAACTTAGAGAAACATATACAAGTTCCAAAATATGGTATTCTGAAGGATTACAAACAACTTAAAATTTCGAATCCTGAGGAAGTATTAGAACGCATTTGGAGCATTGGCGGTGAAACCGGATGGTATTACGGGAACTGGCTTTGGAAAATTAGAGGGTTTATGGATAAGCTTTCTGGCGGTGTAGGTTTACGTCGTGGAAGGACTCATGCAAATAAAATATTCGCAGGTGACTCATTAGATTTTTGGAGAGTTCTACTTGCCGATAAAAAAGCAAAAAGATTATTATTGTTTGCTGAAATGAAACTACCAGGCGAAGCTTGGTTAGAATTTAAGATTGACGATGATAATATACTTCACCAAACAGCGACTTTTAGACCACGTGGTTTACGCGGTAGGTTATATTGGTACAGCATTGTGCCATTCCACTATTTTATTTTTGGCGGAATGATCAAGAATATTGCCCATCAGAAAAATTAA